The following are encoded together in the Actinoplanes sp. N902-109 genome:
- a CDS encoding non-ribosomal peptide synthetase translates to MASTSPRPKPFAVSRTPRLRRAPEADRLRPVDRDGPLAASFAQQRLWLLQQITPDSNAYNLPLVQRLRGALDPALLSRALSLVVRRHEALRTVFDAEDGEPRQRIRAADEVPLRRLDARDEEHARSLARQETAEPFDLHTGPVLRASLIRLADDDHVLAITLHHIASDGWSLAILQTELSAQYAALLRGGEAELPALPVQYADFAQWERKALSGARLQRQLDYWQDNLRDAPTRLQLPTDRPRPATGGSAAGLASWSLPAESVAAARALSRSSGATLFMTLLAAFQVVLARAARTDDVLVATPLANRNHAEVEGLIGMFVNTAVLRGDLSGDPTFRELLRRTRVNTAGAFAHAELPFDLLVERIAPVRDLSINPVVQVLFQLMPAMSGMTRLPGGTVEPFGLDQFFTRMDLEFHVYEDPAGAELTGQVWFSTALFDAARVEQLLDRFTAVLEGALEHPDEPLSTIAAEPPAPDPNDTARALPVDTLPELLAAAAVRTPDAVAVVDDTTSLTYAELHRRANRLAHLLVDRGVRPGELVGVCLDRGAGLIVAILGVLKAGAAYVPLDPEHPAERTRFVLADSGMTTVVTQHDHRSRFAEVRHIVSPDDPALDGRPDAAPQVVLDRDSLAYAIYTSGSTGRPKAVLMPGISAVNLLLWQERTMGREPDSRTAQFVTATFDYSVQEIFSALLGGTLVIPADDVRLDPARLAQWLDEQRITRIYAPTTVLRALIEHVDPDGPGLSTMRQFCQGGEALVLDGKLRELCRNRPHMRVHNHYGPAETQLVTGYTLPADVASWPATAPIGPPIDNTRLHILDDALRPVPDGVPGQLGIAGIGLARGYLARPELTAERFITGSAVEPRMYLSGDLARRLPDGNLEFLGRIDTQVKIRGIRIELGEIETVLTEHPAVAQAAVTVHEDDRGEKRLVAYVVTRTEPGDLRAHVAAVLPAVMVPSVFVSLAALPLTTSGKTDRRALPRPQSWSVSAAEPVAPRNPTEATVCGIYADVLAVPSVGVHDDFFALGGHSLLASRVVSRVRAELGCELPLRTLFDDRTPARIAEAVGAASGRDLPALVHRPGSTTAPLSLAQQQLLGIRDSLLDLGVFPVSPYGFRLTGTVDRAALDHALTRVVARHEPLRTGFRATDGGYEQVVREPAAVRAEYCEATEDGADELVRAALARPFDLAGGLLLRALLIRIDPGTGRTGGEDDHLIVLMVHHIAGDGWSFDLLVREVSAWYAVHRTGVDAGLPEIRTSYSDFAWWERDVLAGPTRTDHETYWRTNLSGAAALELPADRPRRPGDAIGRSLGWTIPPEVTQAARQLARAEGVTLFELMLGAFATAAAGLSGRPDIMVATPFANRGRPEIDHLIGFFAKAAALRVDLSDDPPFRTVLRRVHEVVLGAHTHQDLPYATVRAGAPELPPPLVQFQLISSLATALDLPGVAARTVELAQADLGFAGGELAIWLFDEDGAALTGSVVFNGEIFDPGTIHHLLSAVESAVRAVAAAPSLRVSQAYAADSRARS, encoded by the coding sequence ATGGCTTCGACCAGCCCCCGCCCCAAGCCTTTCGCGGTGTCGCGGACGCCCCGGTTGCGGCGCGCTCCCGAGGCGGACCGGCTGCGGCCGGTCGACCGTGACGGGCCGCTCGCGGCGTCCTTCGCCCAGCAGCGGCTGTGGCTGCTGCAGCAGATCACGCCGGACAGCAACGCCTACAACCTGCCGCTCGTGCAGCGGCTGCGCGGCGCGCTCGATCCGGCCCTGCTCAGCCGGGCGCTCAGCCTGGTCGTCCGGCGGCACGAGGCCCTGCGGACGGTGTTCGACGCCGAGGACGGCGAGCCCCGGCAGCGGATCCGGGCCGCGGACGAGGTGCCGCTGCGCCGGCTGGACGCCCGCGACGAGGAACATGCCCGGTCGCTGGCCCGGCAGGAGACCGCCGAGCCGTTCGACCTGCACACCGGTCCGGTGCTGCGAGCGTCGTTGATCCGGCTGGCCGACGACGACCACGTGCTGGCGATCACGCTGCACCACATCGCCAGCGACGGCTGGTCGCTGGCCATCCTGCAGACCGAGCTGTCGGCCCAGTACGCGGCCCTGCTGCGCGGCGGCGAGGCGGAGCTGCCGGCCCTGCCCGTGCAGTACGCGGACTTCGCCCAGTGGGAACGCAAAGCCTTGTCCGGGGCCAGGTTGCAGCGGCAGCTGGATTACTGGCAGGACAACCTGCGGGACGCCCCGACGCGGCTGCAGCTGCCGACCGACCGGCCCCGGCCCGCGACCGGTGGTTCGGCCGCCGGCCTGGCCTCCTGGTCGCTGCCCGCGGAGTCGGTGGCCGCGGCCCGCGCCCTGAGCCGCTCGTCCGGCGCCACCCTGTTCATGACGCTGCTGGCCGCTTTCCAGGTGGTGCTGGCCCGCGCCGCGCGCACCGATGACGTCCTGGTCGCCACTCCCCTGGCCAACCGCAACCACGCGGAGGTGGAGGGGTTGATCGGCATGTTCGTCAACACTGCCGTGCTGCGTGGCGACCTGTCCGGCGACCCGACGTTCCGCGAGCTGCTGCGGCGTACGCGGGTGAACACCGCCGGGGCCTTCGCCCATGCCGAGTTGCCGTTCGACCTGCTCGTCGAGCGGATCGCCCCGGTCCGCGACCTCTCGATCAACCCCGTCGTCCAGGTGCTCTTCCAGCTGATGCCCGCGATGAGCGGCATGACGCGGCTGCCCGGCGGCACCGTCGAGCCGTTCGGCCTGGACCAGTTCTTCACCCGGATGGACCTGGAATTCCACGTGTACGAGGACCCGGCCGGCGCCGAGCTGACCGGTCAGGTCTGGTTCAGCACGGCGTTGTTCGACGCCGCGCGCGTGGAACAGTTGCTCGACCGGTTCACCGCCGTCCTCGAAGGGGCGCTGGAGCACCCCGACGAGCCGCTCTCGACGATCGCCGCCGAACCACCCGCGCCGGACCCGAACGACACCGCACGCGCCCTTCCCGTCGACACGCTGCCCGAGCTGCTCGCGGCCGCAGCCGTCAGGACACCGGACGCGGTCGCCGTCGTCGACGACACGACCAGCCTGACCTACGCCGAGCTGCACCGCCGCGCCAACCGGCTCGCGCATCTGCTGGTGGACCGCGGCGTGCGCCCCGGCGAGCTGGTCGGCGTGTGCCTGGACCGCGGCGCCGGCCTGATCGTCGCGATCCTCGGCGTGCTCAAGGCGGGCGCCGCCTACGTGCCGCTCGACCCCGAGCATCCTGCGGAACGCACCCGGTTCGTCCTGGCCGACTCCGGCATGACCACCGTGGTGACACAGCACGACCACCGGTCCCGCTTCGCCGAAGTACGCCACATCGTCAGCCCGGACGACCCCGCGCTCGACGGCCGGCCCGACGCTGCGCCGCAGGTGGTGCTGGACCGCGACAGCCTCGCCTACGCCATCTACACGTCCGGCTCGACGGGCCGCCCCAAGGCCGTGCTGATGCCCGGGATCAGCGCGGTCAACCTGCTGCTGTGGCAGGAACGCACGATGGGCCGCGAGCCGGACAGCCGCACGGCCCAGTTCGTCACCGCGACCTTCGACTACTCGGTCCAGGAGATCTTCTCGGCGCTGCTCGGCGGCACGCTGGTCATCCCCGCCGACGACGTCCGGCTCGATCCGGCCCGGCTGGCTCAGTGGCTCGACGAGCAACGCATCACCCGCATCTACGCGCCCACCACGGTGCTGCGCGCGCTGATCGAGCACGTCGACCCGGACGGGCCGGGGCTGTCCACCATGCGGCAGTTCTGCCAGGGCGGCGAAGCCCTCGTGCTGGACGGCAAGCTGCGCGAGCTGTGCCGCAACCGGCCGCACATGCGGGTGCACAACCACTACGGGCCCGCGGAAACCCAGCTCGTCACCGGCTACACCCTGCCCGCGGACGTGGCGTCCTGGCCCGCGACGGCCCCGATCGGCCCGCCCATCGACAACACCCGCCTGCACATCCTCGACGACGCGCTGCGCCCGGTGCCCGACGGCGTACCCGGTCAGCTGGGCATCGCCGGGATCGGGCTGGCCCGCGGTTATCTGGCCCGGCCCGAACTGACCGCCGAGCGGTTCATCACCGGCAGCGCGGTCGAGCCGCGGATGTACCTCTCCGGCGACCTGGCCCGGCGGCTGCCGGACGGCAACCTGGAGTTCCTCGGCCGGATCGACACCCAGGTCAAGATCCGGGGCATCCGGATCGAGCTGGGTGAGATCGAGACGGTGCTGACCGAGCACCCGGCGGTCGCGCAGGCCGCGGTGACCGTGCACGAGGACGACCGCGGCGAGAAGCGGCTCGTCGCGTACGTGGTGACCCGCACGGAACCCGGCGACCTGCGCGCGCACGTGGCGGCCGTGCTGCCCGCCGTCATGGTGCCGTCGGTGTTCGTGAGCCTGGCCGCGTTGCCGCTGACCACCAGCGGCAAGACCGACCGGCGGGCGCTGCCCCGGCCGCAGAGCTGGTCGGTGAGCGCCGCCGAACCCGTCGCCCCGCGCAACCCGACGGAGGCCACCGTCTGCGGGATCTACGCCGACGTGCTGGCGGTGCCGTCCGTCGGCGTGCACGACGACTTCTTCGCCCTCGGCGGTCACTCGCTGCTCGCCTCGCGCGTGGTCTCGCGCGTCCGCGCCGAACTGGGCTGCGAGCTCCCGCTGCGCACGCTGTTCGACGACCGGACACCCGCCCGGATCGCCGAGGCAGTGGGCGCGGCTTCCGGCCGGGACCTGCCCGCGCTCGTCCACCGGCCGGGCAGCACGACGGCCCCGCTCTCGCTGGCGCAGCAGCAGCTGCTCGGGATCCGTGACTCGCTGCTCGACCTCGGGGTGTTCCCGGTCAGCCCGTACGGCTTCCGGCTCACCGGGACGGTCGACCGGGCCGCCCTCGACCACGCCCTGACCCGGGTGGTCGCCCGCCACGAGCCGCTGCGGACGGGTTTTCGCGCCACCGACGGCGGCTACGAGCAGGTCGTCCGCGAGCCTGCGGCCGTACGAGCCGAGTATTGCGAAGCGACCGAGGACGGCGCGGATGAGCTGGTCAGGGCCGCCCTCGCCCGCCCCTTCGACCTGGCCGGCGGCCTGCTGCTGCGGGCCCTGCTGATCCGGATCGACCCGGGGACCGGCCGGACCGGCGGCGAGGACGACCACTTGATCGTGTTGATGGTGCATCACATCGCGGGTGACGGATGGTCCTTCGATCTTCTCGTACGCGAGGTGTCCGCCTGGTACGCCGTGCATCGCACCGGGGTCGACGCCGGCCTGCCGGAGATCCGCACGAGCTACTCGGACTTCGCCTGGTGGGAACGGGACGTGCTGGCCGGCCCCACCCGTACGGACCACGAGACCTATTGGCGCACGAACCTCTCGGGCGCCGCCGCGCTGGAGCTTCCCGCCGACCGGCCGCGCCGGCCCGGCGACGCGATCGGCAGGTCGCTCGGCTGGACGATCCCGCCGGAGGTGACGCAGGCCGCCCGGCAACTCGCCCGAGCCGAGGGCGTGACCCTGTTCGAGCTGATGCTCGGCGCCTTCGCCACCGCAGCGGCGGGCCTGTCCGGCCGGCCCGACATCATGGTCGCCACGCCCTTCGCCAACCGGGGGCGGCCCGAGATCGACCATCTCATCGGCTTCTTCGCCAAGGCCGCCGCCCTGCGGGTCGACCTGTCCGACGATCCGCCGTTCCGTACGGTGCTGCGCCGCGTCCACGAGGTCGTGCTGGGCGCCCACACCCACCAGGACCTGCCGTACGCGACGGTGCGAGCCGGCGCGCCCGAGCTGCCCCCGCCGCTGGTGCAGTTCCAGCTGATCAGCTCGCTGGCCACCGCGCTCGACCTGCCCGGCGTCGCCGCCCGCACGGTCGAGCTGGCCCAGGCCGACCTCGGCTTCGCCGGCGGCGAGCTGGCGATCTGGCTCTTCGACGAGGACGGCGCGGCCCTCACCGGCAGCGTCGTCTTCAACGGCGAGATCTTCGACCCGGGCACGATCCACCACCTGCTGTCCGCGGTGGAGTCGGCCGTCCGCGCCGTCGCCGCCGCACCTTCGCTGCGCGTATCCCAGGCATACGCAGCAGACAGCCGCGCTAGGAGCTGA